TTGGCAGGCTGACCTGCACGTGGGGCGCTTTGACTTTGGGCAGCTTGACGCTGGGCATCTTGACGTCGGGCATTTTGAACCGTCCTTTCTCCCCGTCTCCGCCAGCGGCTGTCTCAATGGTCACCTCGACGCCAGGAGCTTGGATCTCGGCCCTGGGCAGGGTCACCTCAACGTCGGCGGTTCCCGAGGGCGCCGTCACTTGGGGCTCCTTGAGGCTCACGTCCACATCGGCGGCCACGGTGCCCTTggcctctctgctgctggacCAGCCAAAGGAAGGCATGCCGAACTTGGGCATTTTGAACTTGCCGTCCTTGGCCTTCGTGGCCTCCTTCTCTGGGGCTTTTGCTTCCCCTTCGAGGGCGAGCGCCGCCTCGGGCGCCTGCAGCTCGACGCTGGCCTTCGGAAGGGTGACGTCGACGGAGGGCAGGCTGATGTCCACCTTGGGAGCTTTGATGTCAGCTTTGGGCATTTTGAGGGAGggcttttccagcttccagccaGCCCCTTCGGTCTTGGCACCGGCAACGTCAGCTTTGAGGCCCAGTGCAGGGCCTTCCCCTGCCACCGTCACGGTGCCAGAGGGCAGGTCGACCTCAGCGGTGGGCAGGCTGACCTCGCCTTCGGGCCCTTCCGCCTTGGGCGCCGACACTCCGAATTTGGGCTTGTCGAACTTGGGCATCTTAAACTTCCCTTTGAGGCCCGTGGCTTCCAGCTCGGCTCCGTCGAGCGAGCCTTCGGCGGAGGGCACTTTCACGTCTACCTCGGGTGCCTGGAGGTCAAGGGAGCCTTCCACGGAGGGCAGCTGGATGTCGGGCGCCGAGATGCTGATGTCGACGGCGCCAGCCTTGACCTCTGCCTCTGGCAGGCTGGCCTCGACTTTGGGCAGGCTGACGTCCGCCTCGACTTTGGGAGCCTTGACGGTCGGCTTGGAGAAGGCCACGCTGGGCACCTTGACTTTTGGCATGTGTATTTTCATGCCGCTGCCCTCCACTTTGCTGGCAGGCACGTCCAGGCTGCCTTCGGCGTCGGGGCCGTGCAGGGTGAGCTCGCCCTCCGGGATTTCGGCCTGGGCTTTGGGCACGGAGATCTCGCCCTTTGGCAGGCTGACCTGCACGTGGGGCGCTTTGACTTTGGGCAGCTTGACGCTGGGCATCTTGACGTCGGGCATTTTGAACCGTCCTTTCTCCCCGTCTCCGCCAGCGGCTGTCTCAATGGTCACCTCGACGCCAGGAGCTTGGATCTCGGCCCCTGGGCAGGGTCACCTCAACGTCGGCGGTTCCCGAGGGCGCCGTCACTTGGGGCTCCTTGAGGCTCACGTCCACATCGGCGGCCACGGTGCCCTTggcctctctgctgctggacCAGCCAAAGGAAGGCATGCCGAACTTGGGCATTTTGAACTTGCCGTCCTTGGCCTTCGTGGCCTCCTTCTCTGGGGCTTTTGCTTCCCCTTCGAGGGCGAG
The nucleotide sequence above comes from Cygnus atratus isolate AKBS03 ecotype Queensland, Australia unplaced genomic scaffold, CAtr_DNAZoo_HiC_assembly HiC_scaffold_512, whole genome shotgun sequence. Encoded proteins:
- the LOC126913747 gene encoding LOW QUALITY PROTEIN: protein AHNAK2-like (The sequence of the model RefSeq protein was modified relative to this genomic sequence to represent the inferred CDS: deleted 1 base in 1 codon) gives rise to the protein MPKFDKPKFGVSAPKAEGPEGEVSLPTAEVDLPSGTVTVAGEGPALGLKADVAGAKTEGAGWKLEKPSLKMPKADIKAPKVDISLPSVDVTLPKASVELQAPEAALALEGEAKAPEKEATKAKDGKFKMPKFGMPSFGWSSSREAKGTVAADVDVSLKEPQVTAPSGTADVEVTLPRAEIQAPGVEVTIETAAGGDGEKGRFKMPDVKMPSVKLPKVKAPHVQVSLPKGEISVPKAQAEIPEGELTLHGPDAEGSLDVPASKVEGSGMKIHMPKVKVPSVAFSKPTVKAPKVEADVSLPKVEASLPEAEVKAGAVDISISAPDIQLPSVEGSLDLQAPEVDVKVPSAEGSLDGAELEATGLKGKFKMPKFDKPKFGVSAPKAEGPEGEVSLPTAEVDLPSGTVTVAGEGPALGLKADVAGAKTEGAGWKLEKPSLKMPKADIKAPKVDISLPSVDVTLPKASVELQAPEAALALEGEAKAPEKEATKAKDGKFKMPKFGMPSFGWSSSREAKGTVAADVDVSLKEPQVTAPSGTADVEVTLPRAEIQAPGVEVTIETAAGGDGEKGRFKMPDVKMPSVKLPKVKAPHVQVSLPKGEISVPKAQAEIPEGELTLHGPDAEGSLDVPASKVEGSGMKIHMPKVK